The Pan paniscus chromosome 3, NHGRI_mPanPan1-v2.0_pri, whole genome shotgun sequence genome includes a window with the following:
- the OPRPN gene encoding opiorphin prepropeptide isoform X2: MKLTFLLGLLALISCFTSAVAKHEGTVDCRKRTQGSPVRVKDSPEDHIYLASCHHLHPTGQDGFHQVPHLPMAQDLIHHFLFSLSQGEFHHLLSLDLAKQSFYLNSFHWNLLDNLDSFRVIQTCISL, translated from the exons atgaaattaacTTTCCTCTTGGGCCTGTTGGCTCTTATTTCATGTTTCACA TCAGCGGTTGCTAAGCATGAAGGGACAGTGGACTGCAGGAAGAGGACACAGGGCAG CCCAGTGAGAGTCAAAGATTCTCCAGAAGACCATATCTACCTGGCCAGCTGCCACCACCTCCACCCTACAGGCCAAGATGGGTTCCACCAAGTCCCCCACCTCCCTATGGCTCAAGACTTAATTCaccactttctcttctctttgtccCAGGGCGAGTTCCACCATCTTCTCTCTCTCGATTTAGCCAAGCAGTCATTCTATCTCAACTCTTTCCATTGGAATCTATTAGACAACCTCGACTCTTTCCGGGTTATCCAAACCTGCATTTCCCTCTAA
- the OPRPN gene encoding opiorphin prepropeptide isoform X1, which produces MKLTFLLGLLALISCFTPSESQRFSRRPYLPGQLPPPPPYRPRWVPPSPPPPYGSRLNSPLSLLFVPGRVPPSSLSRFSQAVILSQLFPLESIRQPRLFPGYPNLHFPLRPYYVGPIRILKPPFPPIPFFLAIYLPISNPEPQINITTADTTITTNPPTTATATTSTSTKPTMTVSSSTVPISSTPEPATSISAATPAASTENTTQILTNPPHTVLLNATVQVTTSNQTILSSPAFKSFWQKLSAIFG; this is translated from the exons atgaaattaacTTTCCTCTTGGGCCTGTTGGCTCTTATTTCATGTTTCACA CCCAGTGAGAGTCAAAGATTCTCCAGAAGACCATATCTACCTGGCCAGCTGCCACCACCTCCACCCTACAGGCCAAGATGGGTTCCACCAAGTCCCCCACCTCCCTATGGCTCAAGACTTAATTCaccactttctcttctctttgtccCAGGGCGAGTTCCACCATCTTCTCTCTCTCGATTTAGCCAAGCAGTCATTCTATCTCAACTCTTTCCATTGGAATCTATTAGACAACCTCGACTCTTTCCGGGTTATCCAAACCTGCATTTCCCTCTAAGACCTTACTATGTAGGACCTATTAGGATATTAAAACCCCCATTTCCtcctattcctttttttcttgctatttacCTTCCTATCTCTAATCCTGAGCCCCAAATAAATATCACCACCGCAGATACAACAATCACCACAAATCCCCCTACCACTGCAACAGCAACCACCAGCACTTCCACAAAACCCACAATGACGGTCAGCTCCTCAACAGTACCTATCTCTTCAACACCAGAGCCTGCCACCTCCATATCAGCAGCAACCCCCGCAGCATCTACTGAAAATACTACTCAAATTCTCACCAACCCTCCTCACACAGTATTGCTCAATGCCACTGTCCAAGTTACGACTTCCAATCAAACTATATTAAGCAGCCCAGCCTTTAAAAGTTTTTGGCAAAAACTCTCTGCCATTTTTGGTTGA
- the LOC100996035 gene encoding submaxillary gland androgen-regulated protein 3B — MKSLTWILGLWALAACFTPGESQRGPRGPYPPGPLAPPQPFGPGFVPPPPPPPYGPGRIPPPPPAPNGPGIFPPPAPQP; from the exons ATGAAATCACTGACTTGGATCTTGGGCCTTTGGGCTCTTGCAGCGTGTTTCACA CCTGGTGAGAGTCAAAGAGGCCCCAGGGGACCATATCCACCTGGACCGCTGGCTCCTCCTCAACCTTTTGGCCCAGGATTTgttccaccacctcctcctccaccctaTGGTCCAGGGAGAATCCCACCACCTCCTCCCGCACCCAATGGTCCAGGGATATTTCCACCACCCGCTCCTCAACCCTAA